A window of the Lysinibacillus irui genome harbors these coding sequences:
- a CDS encoding DMT family transporter, which translates to MGLMLITSLLWGGNFVVAKTLVAHASPMTLTTARWLIAVVVLVPFVWWKEKKLVPAKQALVPLFLMGITGVALFNIFQFLALERTTSTNAGLISTMNTISIALFSFVLLKEKINSMQLVAMTISLFGVVLVLSKGEWQLLLDFQLNTGDLWMVAAVCVWGLYSVCSKWAMKTTSPLMATLYAGIFGVLMLVPFTRMDFTISNMDSAFILSLLYTGIISTVLCMVFWNIGVQNLGATASGIFLNFNPIFTALLAFLFIGEKLSWLQGAGGLIVIIGCYLFTHFKTKIPQASPV; encoded by the coding sequence ATGGGCTTAATGCTCATCACGAGTCTACTTTGGGGAGGAAATTTTGTCGTGGCTAAAACGCTTGTCGCACACGCTTCTCCTATGACATTAACCACAGCAAGATGGTTAATAGCAGTCGTCGTCCTTGTACCATTCGTCTGGTGGAAAGAAAAGAAATTAGTGCCTGCAAAACAAGCTCTTGTGCCCTTATTCTTAATGGGCATAACAGGTGTGGCCTTATTTAATATTTTTCAATTTTTAGCTTTAGAACGGACAACATCCACTAATGCAGGTCTAATTTCAACGATGAATACAATCTCAATTGCCCTCTTTTCGTTTGTTTTGCTAAAAGAAAAAATAAATAGCATGCAGCTTGTGGCAATGACAATCTCTTTATTCGGTGTGGTTCTTGTTCTTTCGAAAGGAGAATGGCAGCTATTACTGGATTTCCAATTGAATACTGGGGACTTATGGATGGTTGCAGCTGTCTGTGTATGGGGACTTTATTCGGTTTGTAGTAAATGGGCTATGAAAACTACTTCTCCGTTAATGGCGACATTATACGCAGGTATATTCGGTGTGCTCATGCTTGTACCGTTTACAAGGATGGATTTTACCATTTCTAATATGGATTCGGCTTTCATTCTTTCACTCCTCTATACAGGCATTATCTCTACTGTTTTGTGTATGGTATTTTGGAATATTGGGGTACAGAATTTAGGGGCAACAGCCTCTGGTATTTTTTTAAACTTTAATCCTATTTTCACGGCCCTGCTTGCCTTTTTGTTTATCGGAGAAAAGCTGTCTTGGTTGCAAGGGGCTGGAGGACTGATCGTTATTATCGGCTGCTATTTATTCACTCATTTTAAAACAAAAATACCACAGGCTTCTCCGGTATAA
- a CDS encoding group-specific protein: MQRYLYHMVPREMVGQELMPLHQLREISPHLYERYTKKYSDHPERMKLLTRKIPHLNCLWNDVVHFLPIHPFHIYSLLTKLEIDIKENLTFYRIPIQKLAPNQNVIYLYSKDNYQGPAGEIAAEDIKILMMDEYKELTQLPTATIDYFITEKEKGKNFGLFAYIPHILSLGKVRVDDVEIITWNQMIN, from the coding sequence ATGCAGAGATATTTATATCATATGGTTCCGCGAGAAATGGTCGGTCAAGAGCTGATGCCATTACATCAGCTTAGGGAAATATCCCCGCATTTATATGAGCGATACACAAAAAAGTATTCTGATCATCCCGAGCGAATGAAACTGTTAACGAGGAAAATCCCTCACTTAAACTGCTTGTGGAACGATGTTGTACATTTCTTACCAATCCACCCTTTTCACATCTATAGCTTGTTAACTAAGCTAGAAATTGACATCAAAGAAAACTTAACGTTTTATCGAATTCCAATACAAAAACTAGCGCCTAATCAAAATGTCATATACCTATATTCAAAAGACAACTATCAAGGGCCAGCGGGAGAAATAGCGGCAGAGGATATAAAAATATTGATGATGGATGAATATAAAGAGCTGACACAACTGCCAACTGCAACCATTGACTATTTTATAACGGAGAAAGAAAAAGGCAAGAACTTTGGGCTGTTTGCATATATTCCACATATTTTAAGCTTAGGCAAAGTGCGAGTGGATGATGTGGAAATCATAACATGGAATCAGATGATAAACTAG
- a CDS encoding MATE family efflux transporter, with the protein MNEQMLQEDTKLRKAFFNFLIPVMLANVLQSVGQVFAMFLVGRNLGVDALAAISAFFPFFFFLMAFAIGIGSGSSILVGQTFGAGQHEKMKEVVGVTLAFTTILSIVVAIFGGFFIEWILRFMQTPANILDMSISYAQILFFTLPIMFWYMVYTTFMRGVGDSKTPFLFLVISVVLNIAFLPPLLFGWFGLPAFGLNGAAYASVLSNLVTMILLLAYLHKTKHLLRLDKSILQHFKLKKDILASLLKLAIPSSISMVAISVAEIAVIGFVNVYGSDATAAYGVVNQVASYAQVPAMSIAIATSVFVAQALGANSTEMIKKIRQMGVRINYLLGGAIIILMYLFAEPILAFFIDSHDTVLIAKDYLYIAFWSYLIFGHTQTVSATMRATGVVLWPTIFLVITIWVVQVPLAFLLSHHTSLALNGVWLAYPITFCVHFIMQYAYFKLGWQKRTLKAMLSE; encoded by the coding sequence ATGAATGAACAAATGTTACAGGAAGATACAAAACTGAGAAAAGCTTTTTTTAATTTTTTAATTCCCGTTATGTTAGCGAATGTGCTACAGTCGGTTGGTCAAGTTTTTGCCATGTTTTTAGTTGGTCGCAATTTAGGAGTCGATGCGCTCGCTGCCATTTCTGCATTTTTCCCATTCTTCTTCTTTTTAATGGCTTTTGCGATAGGTATTGGGTCAGGTAGCTCAATTTTAGTTGGGCAAACATTTGGCGCTGGCCAACATGAGAAAATGAAGGAAGTCGTTGGGGTAACCTTAGCCTTTACAACCATTTTATCCATTGTCGTGGCAATCTTTGGTGGCTTCTTTATTGAATGGATATTACGCTTTATGCAAACACCAGCTAATATTTTAGACATGAGTATAAGCTATGCACAAATTTTATTCTTCACCTTACCAATTATGTTTTGGTATATGGTGTATACAACCTTTATGCGTGGCGTCGGTGATTCGAAAACACCATTTTTATTTTTAGTCATCAGTGTCGTGTTAAATATCGCCTTCCTTCCACCGCTACTTTTCGGATGGTTTGGCTTGCCAGCATTCGGCTTAAATGGCGCTGCCTATGCTTCTGTGTTATCCAACCTTGTAACGATGATCTTGTTACTGGCTTATTTGCATAAGACAAAGCATTTACTGCGTTTAGACAAATCGATCTTACAGCATTTTAAATTAAAGAAAGATATTTTAGCTTCCCTATTAAAGCTCGCGATTCCATCAAGCATTAGTATGGTTGCCATCTCTGTTGCGGAAATTGCTGTTATTGGGTTTGTCAACGTCTATGGTTCTGATGCCACTGCCGCTTATGGCGTGGTCAATCAGGTAGCTAGCTATGCACAAGTACCTGCAATGAGTATTGCCATTGCTACTTCTGTCTTCGTGGCACAGGCATTAGGTGCGAATTCTACCGAAATGATCAAAAAAATTCGTCAAATGGGTGTGCGTATTAATTATCTTCTAGGTGGCGCCATCATTATTTTGATGTATCTCTTTGCAGAGCCGATTTTGGCTTTCTTTATTGATTCACATGATACGGTGCTCATCGCCAAGGATTATTTATATATCGCCTTTTGGAGCTACTTAATTTTCGGACATACACAAACTGTTTCTGCTACGATGCGTGCTACTGGTGTGGTGTTATGGCCAACTATCTTTTTAGTTATTACGATTTGGGTAGTTCAAGTGCCTTTAGCATTCCTACTATCCCACCATACGTCACTGGCATTAAATGGTGTTTGGTTAGCCTATCCAATTACCTTCTGCGTACATTTCATCATGCAATATGCGTACTTCAAGTTAGGCTGGCAAAAACGAACATTAAAAGCTATGCTAAGCGAATAA
- a CDS encoding MFS transporter gives MNKKNRSFSILLTGQSLADIGDILYIVSVISIIYRLTNSAISTALVPFIITSSMLISSLLTPIFTTKCPLNRLLTISQGCKTAVLVGLASYVEWVGAKPIVVYIYVMIAIIALLDGCANPIRQSLLPHYVEEKDLLRANSIAESVIQSIQVGSWFVGSSLLILFTPSQLLWVVVFLFFLATVLLNLLPDVPWKQSQQTKKRQLLVEGWQTILQSPVLKIAARMDLLESIAGAAWVAAILLVFVEEALQVSSQWWGYLNGIFFIGMIIGSMICLKWTSVVDRKKAVFICGGALLSAIFTLFFAFSPTALLALLCSFMIGICGQLKNIPQQTIVQISVTKEKLPTVYTSLNVIVTGVFGISSFILGILSEWYGVRMVFVVSSMMLFVVSLIAYKNKKFFT, from the coding sequence GTGAATAAAAAAAACCGTTCTTTTTCAATTTTACTGACAGGTCAATCTCTTGCGGATATAGGAGATATCCTCTATATCGTAAGTGTTATTAGTATCATTTATCGTCTAACCAATTCCGCTATTTCAACGGCATTGGTGCCATTTATTATTACTTCCAGTATGTTGATTTCAAGCCTACTGACACCAATCTTTACTACGAAGTGTCCTTTGAATCGTTTGCTAACTATTTCTCAAGGCTGTAAAACAGCTGTCCTCGTTGGTCTTGCATCCTATGTAGAATGGGTAGGTGCTAAGCCAATCGTTGTCTATATTTATGTCATGATTGCGATAATTGCCTTACTGGATGGGTGTGCCAATCCCATTCGTCAATCCTTGTTACCTCATTATGTGGAGGAAAAGGATTTGTTGCGAGCAAATAGTATAGCTGAATCGGTTATTCAATCCATTCAAGTGGGTTCTTGGTTCGTTGGAAGTTCCTTGCTTATTCTTTTTACTCCATCTCAACTTTTATGGGTTGTTGTCTTTCTTTTTTTCTTGGCAACAGTTCTTTTAAATCTTTTACCAGATGTCCCTTGGAAACAAAGTCAGCAGACAAAAAAGCGGCAATTACTAGTCGAAGGCTGGCAAACCATTCTGCAAAGCCCTGTGCTAAAAATAGCGGCACGTATGGATTTACTAGAATCTATTGCAGGTGCAGCGTGGGTCGCAGCTATTTTGCTTGTCTTTGTTGAGGAGGCTTTGCAGGTTTCCTCTCAATGGTGGGGTTATCTCAATGGCATTTTTTTCATTGGAATGATTATAGGGAGTATGATATGTCTAAAATGGACTTCAGTTGTCGATCGTAAAAAAGCAGTGTTCATTTGTGGAGGTGCTTTGTTATCAGCTATTTTCACATTGTTCTTTGCCTTTAGTCCGACAGCACTTTTGGCGTTACTTTGCTCGTTTATGATTGGCATTTGTGGACAATTAAAAAACATCCCACAACAGACCATCGTTCAAATAAGTGTCACCAAGGAAAAATTACCAACCGTTTATACCTCTTTAAATGTCATTGTTACTGGGGTATTTGGCATTTCTTCTTTCATTTTGGGCATCTTATCGGAATGGTATGGAGTAAGAATGGTTTTTGTCGTGTCTTCCATGATGCTATTTGTCGTTAGCCTCATAGCTTATAAAAATAAAAAGTTTTTCACGTAA
- a CDS encoding IS3 family transposase (programmed frameshift) encodes MGRSKHSLELKLYILQLFEEGHYSINELCERFSIDHQTFHRWKMKFEAGGREGLQEATSCKFYSKELKLAAVEDYIQRNYSQMEVLAKYEISSTSVLKSWVKKYTSHSEIKDSGKGMSQAMTEGRKTTFEERIEIVEYCLKHQKNYQLAAHTYGVSYQQVYQWTKKFETNGEEGLRDRRGRTKDEVELTVEEKLKLEIQRIERENERLRAENLFFKKVRGNRKEASLSQIRLQQRYLAIQDLHREEELSILLLCEIADVSRAAYYKWLSRKPSNREVENEAILKDIHLLYQQVDGIYGYRRTTLTINRQRKENNQTMVNEKRIYRLMQISGLKSVIRRKRKPYRKSPAHHVAENVLNRAFTSKKPNEKWCTDVTEFKYGNGKKAYLSAIIDLYDGSIVSYVLGHSNNNSLVFKTIKSAIQSLQSGEQPLIHSDRGFQYTSKEFKRIVDTANMTQSMSRVGRCIDNGPIESFWGTLKCEKYYLHKYDSYEELKLAIDEYIHFYNYYRYQKRLNGLSPLEFRTQAA; translated from the exons ATGGGGCGAAGCAAACATTCACTCGAGTTGAAACTATATATCCTTCAATTGTTCGAAGAAGGTCACTATTCTATCAATGAATTGTGTGAAAGGTTTTCAATAGATCATCAAACTTTTCATAGATGGAAAATGAAATTTGAGGCAGGTGGACGTGAAGGATTACAAGAAGCTACTTCATGTAAGTTCTATTCAAAAGAGTTAAAATTAGCGGCTGTGGAGGACTACATTCAACGAAATTATTCACAGATGGAGGTGTTGGCGAAATACGAGATTAGCAGTACCTCCGTTTTAAAAAGCTGGGTAAAAAAGTATACTAGTCATAGTGAAATAAAAGATTCAGGTAAAGGAATGAGTCAAGCTATGACCGAAGGAAGAAAGACAACTTTTGAAGAACGTATTGAGATTGTCGAGTACTGTTTGAAGCACCAGAAAAATTATCAGTTGGCAGCGCATACCTATGGTGTTTCGTATCAACAGGTATATCAATGGACGAAGAAATTTGAAACGAATGGTGAAGAGGGATTACGTGATCGTCGTGGTCGCACAAAAGATGAAGTCGAATTAACCGTTGAGGAGAAATTGAAATTAGAGATTCAACGTATTGAACGTGAAAATGAACGTTTACGTGCAGAAAATTTATTTT TTAAAAAAGTTAGAGGAAATCGAAAGGAGGCATCGTTAAGCCAAATACGTCTACAGCAACGCTATTTAGCGATTCAAGATTTACATCGAGAGGAAGAACTTTCGATTCTTTTACTATGTGAAATAGCTGATGTTTCGCGTGCAGCTTACTATAAGTGGTTAAGTCGCAAGCCTTCTAACAGAGAAGTTGAAAATGAAGCCATTTTAAAGGACATTCATCTCCTTTACCAACAAGTAGATGGTATTTACGGCTATCGTCGTACAACGTTGACAATCAATCGTCAGCGAAAAGAAAATAATCAAACGATGGTTAACGAAAAGCGTATTTATCGTTTAATGCAGATTAGTGGATTGAAGTCTGTTATTCGTAGAAAGCGCAAGCCTTATCGTAAATCCCCAGCACATCATGTGGCGGAGAACGTATTAAATAGAGCATTTACATCGAAAAAGCCCAATGAAAAATGGTGTACAGATGTCACAGAGTTTAAGTATGGAAACGGGAAAAAAGCTTATTTAAGTGCAATTATCGATTTATATGATGGTTCAATTGTGAGTTATGTGTTAGGTCATTCGAATAATAATTCCCTTGTTTTCAAAACAATCAAATCAGCTATTCAATCATTACAATCAGGCGAACAGCCATTAATACATAGTGATCGAGGTTTTCAATATACATCGAAGGAATTTAAGCGAATTGTGGATACAGCCAATATGACACAGAGTATGTCCCGTGTTGGTCGATGTATTGATAACGGACCAATTGAATCATTTTGGGGCACATTGAAGTGTGAGAAGTATTATTTACATAAGTACGATTCATATGAAGAGTTAAAACTAGCGATTGATGAGTATATTCATTTTTATAATTACTATCGTTATCAGAAACGATTAAACGGCTTGAGTCCGTTAGAATTCAGGACTCAAGCCGCTTAA
- a CDS encoding DUF2306 domain-containing protein: protein MKKNMWMISILAFFIAGYSIIQYFLFDAQQAGFVQLKRMFNASLNSMWYIMLYIHILFSVFALVIGPFTLSSKIREKNVQRHRRWGTIYIVSILFGGVAGLYLAYYATGGWLARLGFATLSISWLITVCLALTKIKQRNIQEHQKWMLRNYALTFAAVTLRIWLPLFTVVFGFDHFETSYAIIAWLCWVPNLVVMEWFIQRNRKCKALHNVY, encoded by the coding sequence ATGAAAAAGAACATGTGGATGATCAGCATTCTGGCATTTTTTATAGCGGGCTATTCAATCATTCAATATTTTCTATTCGATGCACAACAAGCAGGCTTTGTTCAATTAAAGCGTATGTTCAATGCTTCTCTGAATTCAATGTGGTATATCATGCTATATATACATATTCTTTTTAGTGTATTCGCCTTAGTAATCGGCCCATTTACACTATCTTCAAAGATAAGAGAGAAAAATGTGCAGCGTCATAGAAGATGGGGGACGATTTATATCGTCAGTATTTTATTTGGTGGGGTTGCTGGCCTTTATCTAGCCTATTACGCCACAGGGGGATGGTTAGCGCGGCTAGGCTTTGCTACATTATCAATATCTTGGTTAATCACGGTATGTCTTGCACTGACAAAAATTAAACAAAGAAACATTCAGGAACATCAAAAATGGATGCTAAGAAATTATGCCTTAACTTTTGCAGCGGTGACATTACGAATATGGCTCCCTTTATTCACGGTAGTATTTGGCTTTGATCATTTTGAAACTAGCTATGCTATCATTGCCTGGCTATGTTGGGTGCCTAATTTAGTCGTAATGGAATGGTTCATCCAGCGGAATAGAAAGTGTAAAGCTTTACACAACGTATATTAA
- a CDS encoding DUF421 domain-containing protein, whose amino-acid sequence MDFLHSQESLTAIQWILRAIVAFFFLLFATKVMGQRSISQLRFLDFAMAITLGNIIAHPLSDERLGMKGSMITMAVLVFLYLIGVYLSLKWISFRHFIDSPPIALIKNGEIINNNLRKARISVDFLLSELRKEKIEEIQNVALALWEPDGSISCFLNTQYQAPTRADLKLQPEPFFLPKILIKEGKIDYHELDQTTITEDWLTDQLTSTYQVDLKDVLLATIDQHNKLHVFLY is encoded by the coding sequence GTGGATTTCCTACATAGTCAAGAATCACTTACTGCCATTCAATGGATACTTCGTGCCATTGTCGCCTTTTTCTTTTTACTCTTTGCTACAAAAGTTATGGGGCAGCGTTCTATTTCCCAGCTAAGATTTTTGGACTTTGCTATGGCCATTACGCTTGGGAATATTATTGCCCATCCCTTATCTGATGAAAGATTAGGAATGAAGGGTTCCATGATCACCATGGCAGTTTTAGTTTTTTTATACCTCATAGGTGTTTATTTGAGCCTAAAATGGATATCGTTTCGACATTTTATTGACTCTCCTCCCATTGCACTAATTAAAAATGGAGAAATTATTAATAACAACTTACGGAAGGCTAGGATTTCTGTTGATTTTCTTTTATCTGAATTAAGAAAGGAAAAAATCGAAGAGATTCAAAATGTAGCGCTGGCATTATGGGAACCAGATGGATCGATTTCTTGCTTTTTAAACACACAATATCAAGCACCCACGCGAGCTGATTTGAAATTACAACCTGAACCCTTTTTTCTACCAAAAATCCTTATTAAAGAAGGAAAGATTGATTACCATGAATTAGATCAAACAACAATTACAGAAGATTGGTTAACAGATCAATTAACGTCAACTTATCAAGTTGATTTAAAGGATGTCCTATTAGCTACAATTGATCAACATAATAAATTACATGTATTTCTTTATTAA
- a CDS encoding serine hydrolase domain-containing protein, giving the protein MQTKLQNIVMEIHQKNEFSGTVLVENQEKVAFLNQSFGYANRSEQIKNHANTRFGIASGCKIFTAIAICQLIEKGMLSFDTRLSECLHHDVKNFDAKVTIHHLLTHTSGIPDYFDEEEMEDFEALWVENPMYQLRELSDFLPLFQNKPMKNEVGERFHYNNAGYILLGLIVERRSGMVFSDYIQQNIFNQLNMTESGYFSLDSLPANTALGYLDNPDGSWKTNIYSLPVKGGSDGGAFVTATDMATFWHALMNFELLSEDLTKLLLSPHIEINESDCYGYGVWIKRNSERAIIKYHVMGYDPGVCFHSAFYPDSSIKVVICSNQSNGAFDIMKGIEAELFASKIL; this is encoded by the coding sequence ATGCAGACAAAATTACAAAACATCGTTATGGAAATTCACCAGAAGAATGAATTCTCGGGTACGGTACTAGTGGAAAATCAAGAGAAGGTTGCTTTCCTCAATCAAAGTTTTGGCTATGCTAATCGCTCAGAACAAATCAAAAATCACGCAAACACTCGTTTTGGGATTGCCTCTGGTTGTAAAATTTTTACGGCAATCGCTATTTGTCAGCTTATTGAAAAAGGAATGCTTTCTTTTGACACGAGATTAAGTGAATGTCTACATCATGATGTTAAAAATTTTGATGCAAAAGTTACCATTCATCATCTACTAACCCATACTTCGGGGATACCGGATTATTTTGATGAGGAAGAAATGGAGGATTTTGAAGCATTATGGGTTGAAAATCCAATGTATCAACTTCGAGAATTGAGTGATTTCCTACCTTTATTTCAGAATAAGCCTATGAAAAATGAAGTAGGTGAAAGATTTCATTACAACAATGCTGGATATATTTTATTAGGATTAATTGTTGAGCGTAGATCAGGAATGGTTTTCTCTGATTACATTCAACAAAATATATTTAATCAATTAAATATGACGGAATCTGGCTATTTCTCATTAGATTCTCTTCCAGCTAATACGGCATTAGGATACTTAGACAATCCAGACGGTTCGTGGAAAACAAATATTTACTCATTACCGGTAAAGGGAGGTTCTGATGGGGGAGCATTTGTAACAGCAACAGACATGGCGACATTTTGGCATGCGCTCATGAACTTTGAACTTTTAAGTGAAGATTTAACAAAGCTTTTACTTTCGCCTCATATTGAAATTAATGAAAGCGATTGTTATGGGTATGGTGTATGGATTAAGCGTAATAGTGAACGTGCTATTATAAAATATCATGTTATGGGGTACGATCCGGGAGTTTGCTTTCACTCAGCATTTTATCCAGACAGCTCAATCAAGGTAGTTATTTGCTCAAATCAATCAAATGGAGCTTTTGACATCATGAAAGGAATAGAAGCGGAATTGTTTGCGAGCAAAATCTTGTAA
- a CDS encoding Lrp/AsnC family transcriptional regulator: MEEIKNKALDSVDLQLLDILQREVQLSNAELARRVNLSPPATHTRVKRLENEGYIDQQVAILNQEKLGFDLLCYVFMSTNIHQAKELEELENSLKTMTEILECHCLTGAYDYLLKVVIRDRKELDLFIRKLNKLGISRIQTNLSLREIKFSTILPI; the protein is encoded by the coding sequence GTGGAGGAGATTAAAAATAAGGCGTTAGATAGCGTGGACCTTCAATTATTAGATATTTTGCAGAGAGAGGTTCAACTCAGTAATGCAGAATTGGCTAGACGAGTCAATCTATCCCCGCCAGCAACACATACGAGGGTCAAACGTTTAGAAAATGAAGGATATATCGATCAGCAAGTCGCGATTTTAAATCAGGAGAAATTAGGTTTTGATTTACTGTGCTATGTTTTTATGAGTACAAATATTCATCAAGCAAAGGAACTAGAGGAATTGGAGAACAGCTTGAAAACAATGACCGAAATATTAGAATGTCATTGTTTAACAGGTGCCTATGATTATCTGTTGAAGGTTGTTATACGAGATCGCAAGGAATTGGATTTATTTATTCGAAAATTAAATAAGCTCGGGATTTCTAGAATTCAAACGAACTTATCCTTACGTGAAATTAAATTTTCTACAATATTACCAATATAA
- a CDS encoding recombinase family protein — protein MMIYGYKRPIIGDESGEQQLVDRQVDQLFVEAHPFSKKRHVLEDLLMTIQPGDEIVVENLVVLADSFHQLLDVLHVLAKDRVRITFLEEQISNTSLLQLDLLESVTLFTNLQTQLKSHATTFGLVEAKKAGKTIGRPKKSDDNLRKAFAMYQSKNYSLMDIKNETGISKSTLYRYIDEVNKGHHDN, from the coding sequence ATGATGATTTACGGCTATAAGCGGCCAATAATTGGTGATGAATCAGGAGAACAACAGCTAGTAGATAGACAAGTAGATCAATTATTTGTAGAAGCACATCCCTTTTCGAAAAAAAGGCATGTCCTAGAGGATCTATTAATGACAATCCAACCAGGCGATGAAATTGTTGTTGAAAATCTAGTGGTGCTAGCAGACTCCTTTCATCAATTATTAGATGTCCTTCACGTCCTTGCAAAAGACCGTGTCAGGATTACGTTCCTAGAGGAGCAGATTTCCAATACATCATTGCTCCAGCTAGATTTATTAGAGTCCGTTACCCTCTTTACTAATCTACAAACTCAGCTGAAGAGCCATGCCACAACATTTGGTCTGGTTGAAGCTAAAAAAGCGGGAAAAACGATTGGACGACCTAAAAAATCAGATGATAATTTACGAAAAGCATTTGCGATGTATCAAAGTAAAAATTATTCACTTATGGACATTAAAAACGAAACAGGCATAAGTAAATCTACCTTATACCGTTATATAGATGAAGTGAATAAAGGCCATCATGATAACTAA
- a CDS encoding Ger(x)C family spore germination protein: MKIYIKLLTIIGLTTLLAGCLDMTEPQRMYYINAVGVDFEDNEYVVYLQIINFADVAKSIQTSTDVAPAEVGRATGKTIEEAIYKLYRSLDQEVFWGHMRYLVFSERVMENEHIIPVIDTFIRFRDTRYQIWVYCTKNPVNEVLLVTPILRNSLSSSKLSNPINPTEQETFIEPKDLRDIIIGLNEPSHEVTIPYVSIKEDWQTAEEQLEETYFSGVGILSKDGFKGFLQDNAARGNQWMHNRTKRGEITVQINANSDEALTASIEKIHIDVKPLVKKEIVTFEVELKINATINGFRGKISEQELKHQISTEIKKEILQTFHEGLTLDVDIFRLSEFLYRDNVKTWKRLEKDGKIPLDEHSISKINVEVAKINPGRKTFSETIQE, from the coding sequence ATGAAAATATATATCAAATTGTTAACGATTATTGGATTGACGACCTTACTCGCTGGGTGCTTGGATATGACCGAACCACAAAGAATGTACTATATCAATGCAGTAGGCGTAGATTTTGAAGATAATGAGTACGTAGTGTATTTACAAATCATTAATTTTGCTGACGTTGCAAAATCTATTCAAACCAGTACAGATGTAGCGCCTGCTGAAGTGGGGCGTGCCACAGGAAAAACAATAGAAGAAGCTATTTATAAATTGTATCGTTCGTTGGATCAGGAGGTTTTTTGGGGTCATATGCGCTATTTAGTTTTTTCAGAGCGGGTTATGGAAAATGAACATATTATTCCTGTTATTGATACATTTATCCGTTTTCGGGATACAAGATACCAAATTTGGGTGTACTGTACAAAAAATCCTGTTAATGAAGTGCTGCTTGTCACACCCATCCTAAGAAATTCGCTATCCTCATCTAAATTAAGTAACCCCATCAATCCAACTGAACAGGAAACCTTTATTGAGCCGAAAGATTTAAGAGATATTATCATCGGGTTAAATGAACCAAGTCATGAAGTAACCATCCCCTATGTGTCCATTAAAGAAGATTGGCAAACAGCTGAAGAACAGTTAGAGGAAACTTATTTTTCAGGGGTAGGAATTCTCTCGAAAGACGGCTTTAAAGGCTTTTTGCAGGACAATGCGGCAAGAGGCAATCAATGGATGCATAATAGAACAAAAAGAGGTGAAATCACTGTTCAAATAAACGCAAATAGTGACGAAGCATTAACAGCTAGTATAGAAAAGATTCATATCGATGTGAAACCACTTGTCAAAAAAGAGATTGTGACATTTGAGGTTGAACTAAAAATCAATGCAACAATCAATGGATTTAGAGGAAAAATATCCGAACAAGAACTGAAACATCAAATTTCGACAGAGATCAAAAAAGAAATCCTACAAACTTTTCATGAGGGCTTAACATTGGATGTTGATATCTTTCGTTTGTCTGAGTTTCTGTATCGAGACAATGTAAAGACATGGAAAAGGCTTGAGAAGGATGGGAAAATTCCATTAGATGAGCATTCTATTAGTAAAATTAATGTGGAAGTAGCAAAAATCAATCCGGGTCGAAAAACATTTAGTGAGACTATACAAGAATAA
- a CDS encoding DUF6530 family protein translates to MKIPTHLKHKPVIVAENYANIDGRTAYQTDAQGLSLGLAQWNDRGKVDISAKVWRHTGGKWSRQSEELPLHRVLDLAILVCETQLYFKEAYRHEHLYDEENPIINRVGLQGDAMTVEVCTENEQIKEDIQLFQQALNNDGELIGERLRTLSRILKEMGY, encoded by the coding sequence ATGAAAATCCCAACACATTTAAAACATAAACCTGTTATCGTTGCTGAAAACTACGCTAATATTGACGGGCGTACAGCTTATCAAACAGATGCTCAAGGGCTTTCTCTTGGCTTGGCGCAATGGAATGATCGAGGAAAGGTTGATATTTCTGCGAAGGTTTGGCGACATACAGGTGGCAAATGGTCGCGTCAATCAGAGGAGCTTCCATTGCATCGTGTTCTTGACCTGGCTATTTTAGTATGTGAAACACAACTTTATTTTAAGGAGGCGTATCGTCACGAGCATCTATATGATGAGGAAAACCCTATTATTAATCGTGTAGGCTTACAAGGAGACGCTATGACTGTAGAGGTTTGTACAGAAAATGAACAAATTAAAGAGGATATACAGCTTTTTCAACAGGCATTAAATAATGATGGTGAGCTGATTGGTGAGCGCCTTCGCACACTATCTCGAATCTTAAAAGAAATGGGTTATTAA